From Triticum aestivum cultivar Chinese Spring chromosome 7B, IWGSC CS RefSeq v2.1, whole genome shotgun sequence:
ccgagcgagagaagcaggaggcacgagtggcggaggtacagcaagagctccaggctctcgtggaaaaacatgagagtttggagcgcgactcgaagactcgagtgtccgagcttgcatcggctcttgagagtgccaaagccgctaaggccaaagcctacaaggccctccaggaaatcgaggcattgaagaaaatagcggcgggtaaggcatttttcatgcaaagcaagcatgtgagtgtgaattacctatcacttacccgaattcggagctctccaggagtgttcgcagatctgccccgcagcgtgtccgatgctgccgctttctacagggccgaggaggggagctcagcggagaaggtcttctggtctcagtatgctgaggccggacatccggtgccccttagcgaccagctgaagtagctggtcgagctccacaaggtggccgaacaggtcatgaagggcctcatagttcggctgtggcccaaggaggccatgcctgggagctacttcggcctggtgcggcggctggtggatgcgtgtccatgggttgaagtcatcaagcactccgcctgtattgaaggtgcccgtcgggcccttgcccgcgcaaaggtgcaatggggcaagatggatgctgagaagcttgtgacggacgcgccaccgccgggcaaggagtatcgcacgcccgagatgtattataagagtgtcctgaagggtgcccgcattattgcgggtgagtgttccaaagatgtaatatttgagtagactcgcattttgttatcctgtgcgctgaaaactttgttcatatgcgctaagcaacgcttgttaatttaaaatattaccttctgtgcggccgtttatcaaatctgagagatggcaagtcgtcggcttcagcccccatgccacgagtgctggggtgttcgggataaatttgagcactcttgttcccattttttggtccatctagggaggcgctcaacacaacgaacgaggcaaccggacttataatgcttgaacactctcacttagccatagaattctatagttttaaatttcggcgaagcccctagtgttcggaaggccgaatttggggcgctatccacgcctgggctggacaaagccggttcctcgctctaagcggcataagtctttagggactcgaaaaaaacctctcgaacagcgactggctctcgcctcatcatgacggtcagttttagctttctccactgaggcgctcgcccagctcaattGGGGCGCAATcatagtggttctcccagtgctaccttagccgatacaacagaacgtaaggtaccaaaacatgggagccgggcaaacccaactattgacccaagacatgattcagagccgatgcatataatgctataaattcggggtgccgcacttgtgaaagtgttcggacttatcacaccatgatgcgggaaacataagcccctggtgtatttagccgtaccaaagtgtacggatgcaacatgtcataaatgaacatatgtataaaaaagaaatgcaattataagcaaaaaggtgctgcattgtttattcaagaaatactgccgtgaatgcagaatgatacaaatagtgcgataagcaagggatgggactattaaacatgtccccctccaggggtaggctgcggaatagtgtataaaatagatttaatgctcgtaatggagaccacctggatattcgtcgtagcctttctccttccctggctgttgcatcgtgagttcggcaggtctacttcCGGACAGGGCCTTCGATgaatggagtcctgtgggtaaaaaaaaagaaaaagagaaaaaagaacgacacacttgagagcccctggtgtggttaagccgcattcagggcctatcgtggtcgtgcccctccccctatgcctatggtatctccagagcgtaatgatgtgcgcgaaggaccagtcttgcaattttgcaggggctggggttggggccgcattgctacgcgtgctcggaacgtgccaggtggtcttgttgtaggttactccgggtgcgtttagccgtgtccggtcgcttaacggccggactcgagaattgccttaagaggctgcactgtacttttGTCGTGAGAGCCGATGTATGCTtttccgttcggagagagcgttcagtgtttccgttgaccgtgatgactcctcgagggcctgtcatcttgagcttgaggtatgcgtagtgcggcaccgcgttgaactttgcaaacgcggtacgtccgagcagagcatgatagccgctgcggaacggaactatgtcgaagattaactcctcgcttcggaagttatccggggatccgaagaccacttccagtgtaactgagcctgtacaattggcctctacacctggtatgacgcctttaaaggtcgtctttgtgggtttaatccttgaggggtctatgcccactttgcgcactgtatcctgataaagcaggttcaggctgctgccgccgtccatcaggactctggtgaggtgaaatccatcgacgattgggtctaaaaccaatgcggcaaatccaccgtggcggatgctggtggggtggtcccttcgatcaaaagtgatcgggcaggaggaccatgggttgaacttcggggcgactggctccatcgcgtatacatccctgagtacacgcttccgctcccttttgggtatgtgggttgcatatatcatgttcaccatccgcacttgtggggggaaacccttctgtcctctattgttcggcggtcgggtctcttcctcgtcatcgctatgcagccccttgtcgttgttttcggcaattagtttgcctgcctgcttgaatacccaacagtccctgttggtgtggttagctggcctttcgggggtgccatgtatctggcacgagcgatcgagtattcggtccaaattggacggacccggagtagttcttttgaatggccttttccgctgaccgggtttggagcctctgaatccggcattgactaccgtatccttaTTGTTTTCACCGTTAATGCGgggtttgttcttgttgcgacgcgacctgccattgcggtccttgatatccggactgccagaatttttgctgaggttgttgctacgggctagccagctgtcctctcccgcgcagaagcgggtcatgagtgatgtgagggctgtcatgcatttcggcttttcctgtcccaggtgtctggcaagccactcgtcgcggatgttatgtttgaaggctgcgagggcctccgcatccggacagtcgacgatttgatttttcttcgttaagaaccgtgtccagaattgtctggccgattcatctggctgctgaattatatggcttaggtcgttagcgtctggtggttgcacatacgtgccctgaaagttatcaaggaatgcggcttcctggtcctcccaacacccaattgattctgctggcaagctgttaagccaatgtcgagctggtcctttaagcttgagtgggaggtatttgatggcgtgaagatcatcatcgcgggccatgtggatatgaaggagatagtctttgatccaaaccgcggggtctgttgtgccatcataagattcaatattaatgggtttaaaccctttggggatttgatgatccattactttatctgtgaagcatagtgggtgtgcggcgcgtctgtattgggctatatcacgacgaaactcaaaagagctttgtctactgtgttcggcccggccggacttgctgtgtccggcgcgacggttgtcgtcacgtatcatggggcgcccacgcgatccgtagatcgatcttgattgtcttgccttatcctccaatatatctcgcaagtccaaagcgttcccctgtggccttgtgcttttcgagcgatgccggggtacggttctagtggagggcctagaggcctctctgtcgcggccacggggtggtcggtcagccgtattgtgcactggtgatgcaggtttatatgcctcctcctctaatcgggggagcagcttacgtttggggtagcttttggaggggcgttcgagctcatgctcttcggccaaaaggacttcagtccatctgtcggctagcaggtcttgatcagctctaagttgttgctgctttttcttgaggctatttgccgtggccataagcctgcgtttaaaacgctcttattCGACGgaatcctcaggcacgacaaattcgtcgtcgtcgaggcttgcctcgtctccggagggaggcatgtaattatcatcctctacctcttcgtctgccgctctctcgtgagggctggcttctccgtcctcctgtgctgaatcttgctggagggggttttcttcggcactgtctggggtattattatctccggtgccggattctccattcttgctgtggcgggatttagagcggcgccttgacgccggcgcttgggctatttcttggaggggtcatcctccgctgttccttcaccattcccatcctttgggatatccaccatgtatatgtcatatgatgaggtggctttccagtgcccagtaggcgctggttcttggtcgtctctggcatcgtcgtccataccgtcgatgtcttcggagtcgaagtctagcatgttggttagatcgtcgacagtggctactaagtgggtggtgggtgggccttgaatttcttcgtcgtccgcatcccaaccgtcctgaccgcagtccggccagggctctcctgataacgagaggtactttagcgaactcaagatgtcgccgaaaggtgtgtgttgaaagatgtccgcagcggtgaactccatgatcggcgcccaatcggattcgattggaggggtcgcgggaggttcggagtccggcgaggagtccggtacctcggagccacgagcttcacaagggacaaggccaGTAATCGGCTCCatcaccatagaggttgcagcccccgaggcggtgtctagccacccgtcctcgatctgtgcagccggctccaaatcgagggtcggagcgggctcgtgtgcggcctccagggcactgtccggctgcagagctaaatcatgctcatcgtgacagtgcggcgtgctcggctgtggctcgaatccatcgaagatcaagtcttcgtggaTGTCAACCGTGAAGTTCAAacctccaaatctgacctgatggccaggggcgtagctttcgatctgctccagatggccaagcgaattggcccacagtgcaaagccgctgaatacgaagatctgtccggggagaaaagtctcaccctggactgcgtcgtagttgatgatcgaagaagccatcgagcctattagtgacgacacagaggaactctcaatgaaagcaccaatgtcggcgtcaaaaccggcggatctcgggtagggggtcccgaactgtgcgtctaggcggatggtaacaggagacaagggacacgatgttttacccaggttcaggccctcttgatggaggtaaaaccctacgttctgcttggttgatattgatgatgtgggtattacaagagtagatctaccacgagatcaaggaggctaaaccctagaagctagcctatggtatgattgttgttcgtcctacggactaaaaccatccagtttatatagacaccggagagggctagggttacacagagtcggttacaatggtaggagatctacatatccgtatcgccaagcttgccttccacgccaaggaaagtcccatccggacacgggacgaagtctttaagcttgtatcttcataatctccggccgatgatgatagtttggctatccggacaccccctagtccaggactcccttaggcaccaatagtggaatcacggcatctcgcattgtgtgaggacgtgaggagaatacagtggccctagtgacttcttggggagcattgtgcctccacaccactctaacggagacatacttccccttaaaaggaaggaacttcggtaacacatcctcgtctctatcggctccactcttggttatctcatgcctttacttgtgcaagctttttgtattgtatcccttgcttgcttgtgcacttattgttgttgcatcatataggttgttcacctagttgcatatttagacaacctactttgatgcaaagtttaattcgataaaaaaaagctaaaaattgttagttgcctattcacccccctctagtcaactataccAATCCTTTtaggtgttctattgattcacttgatgtatattttggcactcaactcgcggattcccgatgcgacattggggtaatctacgcataggggttgatgcatgttttcatccttgtttctacggtagaaatcttggggcactctttgaggttctttgtgttggattgaatattatgaatctgaagttgtttggtgcatatcatataattgacccatagatacttgtggtgacattggagtatctatgtgacattagggttgattgatatgtatcatatggtgttattttactatgaactctagggttgtttgtgacacttataggaataactcaatggattgatcggaaagaataactttgaggtggtttcgtaccctacaaacaattttatCTTATATTCTccatgataggaactttggagtgactctttgttgcacgttgaggggttgttatagatctaattatgttatcattgttgatagaacttgcactagtgaaaatatgaaccctatgccttgtctccaagcattgcaataccgttttcgctcacttttactactagttaccttgttgtttttatatttttagattacaaaaacctatatctaccatccatattacacttgtatcaccatctcttcgccgaactagtgcatctatacaatttatcattgtattgagcgtgttggggacacaagagactctttgttatttggttgcggggttatttgaaagagaccatcttcatcctacacctcccacgaattaataaatcttaggtcatccacttaagggaaatttgccactgtcctacaaaactctgcgcttggaggcccaacataagtctacaagaagaagattgcgtagtagacatcacccacctCCGGCTCATCCCTATAGACGATGCAACCGACTCTGGTGCCTGCGAGCAGGGAGGTCACGCTGAAGAAGATGAGGACGATGGCGTCACTTGGGAGCGGGCGAGCAGAAGATGAACAGAGGCCGATGAGTACTTGGAGACAGAGAGGCTGGAAGCGCGAGCTACGATTCCATGGCCATTGGAGCCGCCGCGAGATGCAGATCGGCGGAGTTTGCAGATGAGACGCCGTGGAGGCGCCCCGAGTAGGGAGGTCGCGTTGAAGAGAGATGGTCACGGGTGCCGTTCGGTGGCGGCCCGACAGCTCGTAGTGGCGCGAGCAGAGCGGAGTCGTGACAGCGATACGCCCATGAATGACTACTGTGCGTGGTGGGTTGGGGGTAGGTGACGAGAGAAGAGAGTAGAAATGATTCGTTCCGGCGTATGTGTTTAGCAGCGAACGATCCTTAAGTTTGACGTGTCCTCCTCAACGACTTTAAGATCCGTGCAAAAAATCAAACGACAAAGGGCCAAATTGCTTCCTTGCACACGTGTGGcacttagagcatcttcaaccaTGTACACCTAATTTGATTTCTCAAATGCCCGCGGACGCGTTTGGTCAGTGACCTAGTGTGTCCGTTTTGAGCCCCTATTTGTCTATCCCTGGAGCCACAATCCTTATTTTCTTTCTCATATGTCCGGTCACTTGCACGTGATTGATGATGatgaaaagaaagaaataaaaaaatgaataaagaaaaagaaaaggtggtCCGGGATGGGGTTGCGTCCTACGTGACGGAATGCCCGGGCGCGTCCGCGAGCTCTCATGTCCTCTCTATATTTAAGATTGATATGAGGGTTCGCGGACAGCCCAAGCATATAGGAATGATATGAGGAGTCCGGTTAGGTCAcatttttccttctcttttctgtTCGATCACTgaccgggcgcgtccgcgggcgtaCGAGAGATTGTTTGAGGTgtccagctgtagatgctcttatcatTTAGGTTTGTTTTTTAAGTGAGCATCTTCTTCTGGTACAGTACAGTAGTACACTAATCATCTCTCACGCTCTAGTCCCTGCTTAATGTAAAACATCAACTTTGTAGTTATAATCAAATCCCAGCGAACTTAGGGTGGTCAATGTTGAACGGCAAAAAAAAAAGAGTAGTCAATTTTGAACCGAAAAAAAAAGAGTAGTCAAAAGTGAGAGCACCAGCAGCGAGAAATAAGAAGGAAAGATCGCGTCTGTCCCCAATCAGTTTCCCACTGCCGGCAGAAATGCAAGCACCAAATCGAAACAGCCCGCAGGAGGGGAGTCGAGGAGGAGTAGGGGGGAGTCGGATCCATGGACCTGGCCACGAAACTGGGCGGGCTTCCGCCGTTCCGTCCAGACCGACGGGTTCCACATCGGAGGCGGGGAGCGGAGCGCCGGAGGAGCCGCGGCCTCGGCGCAGGAGGCTGCCCCTCTGGCTCCGGGCCGCATACGAGCGATTGCTTCCACTTCTAGCTAGGGTTTCAACCAACCTCCGAATCCGGCCGCCGCCGTCCAACATCGGCCGAGATGAGGACAGATTCAGCGCGCTCCCCGACGACGTCCTCCGAGGAATCCTGGAGCGCCTCGACCTGCGCGAGGTGGTCCGCGCCCGCGCAGTCTCCACGCGGTGGCGGCACCTCCCCCACCTGCTCCCGCGCCTGCATCAACGTCCGCCACTTCGTCGGAGACAATTCGGCGGTCTTGATCACTGGGAATTCTCCCATGGCCGACGTCATGGAGGCGTTCACGGGCGCGCTGTGCAGTTTACTGTCTGCATGTCCTCCTCCGGCCCAGTGCAAGTGCGCTATCAAGACCCTCAGCCTCCGCTTCTTCCCTATGTCGGACCTGAGCTCCATAGGCCGCGCCGTCGAGGACGCTGTCGCCCGCGGTGAGATTGAATGCCTTGAATTTCACACGTGCTCGCCATACAGTTTACGGACTGGTTTCAACACTGAAGGGCTGCGTGCTGAGCTGGGGCAGCTGTTCATGTCCTTCTCCCGTGCCTGTCCAGTTACCTTCCGGTGGCTCACGATGCTTAAATTCAACGACCTTGTGTTTGGCCATTCTGACGTCACCGATCTCATTAGAGCTTGCGATAGGCTCAGACACCTCACCCTGAGTTCCTGCGGACTGGTTGATCGGCACTCTGTGCTCAAGATCGACACGCCACGCTCCGGGCTCCACGAGCTCTGCTTCATCGGCTTTCGTTGCAGATAGATCGAGTTGATCGATGTACCCAAACTTACAGAAGTGCGGTGCCAATCTTCGCGCTTCGAAAACCCTCCGGTGCGGTTCGGCTACGTTCCGGAGCTTCGCTGCTTGTTCCTCATTTCTCGTATCATAGGCTTTTCGGCGCCACTCGCACTGAGTGGGTGTCTACCATGGAGTTCCAGGAACTTCTCTAATTTGTATCTCGATTTTGGCAGCCAAATGGTGAGTTAATTTCGATGTGCCACATGAGTTTTTGTCTGCATCTGAATATCGTATGTGTTTCTTCTCCAGCAATTTCATCTGTCTATCTGTGTTCCTCTTCTTGTTGCAGATGTGGATTCAGATGGAACATCCGAAGCAGCTCACTTTTACATTCAGAAACCTGACCAATGTGGGGCTTTTTGGTATCTTTCCTGAGTGTGATCTGAGATGGACCATATTTATCCTTGAAGCTGCAGCTGCCCTGCAAAATTTCAGAGTTTGTCTGGTACTTAATCTTCTCTAAGTTTAATCCTCATTTCTAGTATGGCATGTTTCCAGAATATTCAACATTAACAATGTACCAGGAAATTGATCCGATTTTCAGTCACTCATCAAACTCTATTAGAAGTAACTAGAGGACCCGCTGTGCCAATGGCACAAAAAAACCACTATAGCTTGATGCAAAAACCCACTATAGCATAGAGGTATGTGCTAATTGTGTTTGAACTGGTAACCACAGGCTTAAATATCAGCAAGGAGAAGAGTTAAATGCTAAATTGATACATAACTGAGCTGAACAGCTAAAGCTCGAACTTAGCAGTAGTGGAGATTGGGGTGTTTTGGTCACCATTATTACACATAGATGAAACATAGCATCAATACATGGTATTTAAGGCTGGAAATGTGTATCAACTATAGCAGATGAACATGTAGTGATTGGACGATCTACATCCGGATGACCTGATCCTCATGATGTTCTTGGAAGTAATCCACAAGCCTCTGCTCGAAAGTCTCCCGTAACAGTACCGAGTTTCTCCCTTGCCCTTTGGATAGTTCTCAACTGCATCAACCAGGAGACTCACTTGAAGATCTGGCCTCATGAAGTCATAGCGTCATACAAAACAGTCTCTCTTTTTTTATCGCAATTGCACCAgataacaagtactccctccgtaaactaatataagagcgtttagaatactaaactagtgatccaaatgctcttatattagtttacagagggagtacttacttTTTGCAAGGTGGCTGTAAGTAAACCTCAGATATACAGAAATATCGCAAAATATAAGGCATATCATAATTTCTGATGTCCTTGCCCAAGATGTTTACCTTCCCAACAAGTGTTAAATTTTGTTGGAAACATTGGGGGAACGTTGCCGTGGACCCTTTCGTTCCGAGTAGCTGAATAGAGCTTCCCACGCAGGTGAAGATGAGaaccatgctattattttatctcaTCTCAATAGCATCTAATTTTCATCCAATTAGAAAACTTTGTTTTAGTTATGGAGATGAGAACTCAGTTTGAAGCATATATACTTGGGCTGATAAATTCGTATACTCCTGGCTAATATTATATTTA
This genomic window contains:
- the LOC123162992 gene encoding uncharacterized protein, producing MRTDSARSPTTSSEESWSASTCARWSAPAQSPRGGGTSPTCSRACINVRHFVGDNSAVLITGNSPMADVMEAFTGALCSLLSACPPPAQCKCAIKTLSLRFFPMSDLSSIGRAVEDAVARGEIECLEFHTCSPYSLRTGFNTEGLRAELGQLFMSFSRACPVTFRWLTMLKFNDLVFGHSDVTDLIRACDRLRHLTLSSCGLVDRHSVLKIDTPRSGLHELCFIGFRCR